Proteins co-encoded in one Pocillopora verrucosa isolate sample1 chromosome 1, ASM3666991v2, whole genome shotgun sequence genomic window:
- the LOC136282697 gene encoding uncharacterized protein, with protein MIPERIVQQYQQYCCETNFEPMSKRTLQRVLAVCSSSVRKSLQGLDNFSASGVEAFDALEKLVDKLVDCGKTQQWAREIKQQLRLSKQYLKGDYKVHAVEASEVPDHCRIYALSDPSNAEFRGSCDHLHNESCEQCYDLQEVLCTIEDECSSALSSAEDQADMLHTIKQARDDIISWKAHQLRSVHQAEAKHSVLAKLDSRSVLLVQDWAMNYMPRKYREAQSDWFAKRGLPWHISVAIRRSEDSEHFESQTLVHVFQSCAQDSVTVASIMLDCLTTLKKEIPELEMAYYKQDNAGCYHSGNSIISAKLAGDAVGVAVVRNDFSDPQGGKGVCDRKAATIKGDVGRYVNEGNDVINALQFKTAIESGQGTTGVKASYVTAKPSSTFNIKWDGISLLNNFEYDESGVRVWRAFNVGSGKVVPWAKFEGVMKQPEKLEILDPPSPNPSGSPTFKIVGHRHIKKSSVKADFSTESENQDRRCIGEYKPDDMLFPCPEEGCVKAYSRFANLQTHLDTGKHQMMLEQETLYDKAKREYSSKLTEGRSRIPSVQVAAQSKRDGLPPLPMGWALKKIKKKVRFTKKQTEFLTDQFQKGEYSGRKSDPQEVSKTMSLARDQAGERRFQPDEVLTSQQISGFFSRLSGKKRLEVTAADNEAKASEVSGVDMASVDEDEISAEAEKHLSAVCANVMRDVAIQHPIVSFDVNICELVQKRTITTLRVDRLRDMCIDLGLDISDISPQKRKKPFIARLTQLVQECTCSSK; from the exons ATGATACCAGAGCGTATTGTCCAGCAGTATCAACAATACTGCTGTGAAACCAACTTTGAGCCTATGAGTAAGAGGACGCTACAGAGAGTTTTGGCCGTGTGTTCTTCATCTGTTCGGAAGTCTCTGCAAGGACTTGATAACTTTTCAGCATCAGGGGTGGAAGCATTTGATGCTTTAGAAAAACTCGTTGATAAGCTTGTTGACTGTGGCAAGACTCAGCAATGGGCGAGGGAAATTAAGCAGCAACTTCGTTTGTCGAAGCAGTACCTAAAGGGCGACTACAAA gtacatGCAGTGGAGGCCTCTGAGGTTCCCGATCATTGTCGAATTTACGCGCTAAGTGACCCAAGCAATGCTGAATTTCGGGGCTCCTGCGACCATCTCCACAATGAGTCATGTGAACAGTGTTATGACTTACAAGAAGTATTGTGTACCATAGAAGATGAGTGTTCAAGTGCGCTCTCGTCAGCAGAAGATCAAGCTGACATGCTGCATACCATTAAACAGGCAAGGGATGATATCATCAGCTGGAAAGCCCATCAGCTACGTTCAGTCCACCAAGCTGAGGCAAAGCATTCAGTTTTAGCCAAACTCGACAGCCGATCGGTGCTGTTAGTCCAGGACTGGGCAATGAATTATATGCCCCGAAAATATCGAGAGGCACAGTCAGATTGGTTTGCGAAGCGAGGATTGCCATGGCACATTAGCGTTGCCATAAGACGGTCAGAGGATTCTGAGCACTTTGAATCGCAAACACTTGTTCACGTATTCCAAAGCTGCGCCCAAGACAGTGTGACTGTGGCTTCGATAATGCTTGACTGCCTCACtaccctgaaaaaggaaattccagagCTGGAAATGGCTTATTACAAACAAGATAACGCTGGCTGTTATCACAGCGGAAATTCAATCATCTCAGCTAAGCTGGCTGGTGATGCCGTGGgagtggctgttgtaagaaacgACTTTTCGGACCCTCAAGGTGGAAAGGGGGTATGTGATCGCAAAGCGGCAACAATCAAGGGAGACGTTGGAAGGTACGTAAACGAAGGCAATGATGTCATCAACGCtctacagttcaaaacagccattgaaTCTGGCCAAGGAACCACAGGAGTGAAAGCAAGTTATGTTACTGCCAAACCGTCAAGCACCTTTAATATCAAATGGGATGGCATAAGCTTACTCAACAATTTTGAGTACGATGAAAGTGGCGTACGAGTGTGGAGAGCATTCAATGTGGGTTCCGGTAAAGTAGTGCCATGGGCCAAGTTCGAAGGAGTCATGAAGCAGcccgaaaaattggaaatcctaGACCCGCCATCGCCAAATCCAAGTGGTTCACCGACGTTCAAGATTGTGGGACACCGACATATTAAGAAAAGCTCTGTCAAAGCAGATTTCTCAACTGAAAGCGAAAACCAAGATCGACGCTGTATTGGGGAATATAAGCCAGATGACATGCTTTTCCCGTGTCCAGAAGAAGGATGTGTAAAAGCATACAGTCGCTTTGCAAACCTCCAGACACACCTagatactggaaaacaccaaatgatgctcgaacaagaaactctctacgataaagctaaaagagaatattcttccaAGCTGACGGAGGGACGCAGTCGAATACCAAGCGTTCAAGTTGCTGCACAATCAAAGCGTGACGGCTTGCCTCCTCTTCCAATGGGTTGGGCCctgaagaaaattaagaaaaaggtgcgttttacaaagaaacagacCGAATTCTTAACTGACCAATTTCAAAAAGGGGAGTATAGTGGACGGAAAAGCGATCCACAGGAAGTTTCGAAAACCATGAGCCTAGCAAGAGACCAAGCGGGGGAACGCCGATTTCAACCTGATGAAGTCCTTACGTCGCAGCAAATTAGTGGCTTCTTCAGCCGTCTTTCAGGAAAGAAGCGATTAGAAGTTACAGCCGCCGATAACGAAGCAAAAGCTAGTGAAGTCTCAGGAGTGGATATGGCGAGCGTCGACGAGGACGAAATCTCCGCCGAAGCTGAGAAGCATCTATCTGCAGTGTGTGCAAATGTGATGAGAGATGTGGCTATTCAGCATCCGATTGTATCTTTCGATGTTAACATCTGCGAACTTGTACAAAAACGTACAATCACAACTTTAAGAGTGGATAggctaagagacatgtgcatCGACCTTGGGCTGGATATTTCTGACATTTCAccacaaaagaggaaaaagccaTTCATCGCACGACTCACACAATTAGTCCAAGAGTGTACCTGCTCTTCCAAGTAA